Proteins from one Phaenicophaeus curvirostris isolate KB17595 chromosome 16, BPBGC_Pcur_1.0, whole genome shotgun sequence genomic window:
- the DNAJA3 gene encoding dnaJ homolog subfamily A member 3, mitochondrial isoform X1 produces the protein MAAACSSRWFGAAARSRGAGGPGGRLPLVWLVRGLSLPPTHAVPRRLLLLPLCAAGPRRFAAAFHSSTRAHAKEDYYQVLGVPRSATQKEIKKAYYQLAKKYHPDTNKDDPKAKEKFAQLAEAYEVLSDEVKRKQYDAYGTASFEPGATGAGAGRQYWSSGPSIDPEELFRKIFGEFSGSPFGDFQSVFDQPQEYIMELTFTQAAKGVNKEIVVNINDSCERCDGKGHEPGTKAQRCHYCNGTGMETINTGPFVMRSTCRRCGGRGSIITTPCVVCRGTGQTKQKKTVMVPVPAGVEDGQTVRMPVGKKEIFITFRVQKSSVFRRNGADIHSDLLISVAQAVLGGTARCQGLYETINIAIPPGIQPDQRIRMSGKGIPRVNSYGYGDHYIHIKIKVPQRLTDRQRALMMSYAEDETDVDGTVNGVTNTASGGRATASADAGGDRPEAEENKEGFLSKLKKMFSS, from the exons ATGGCGGCCGCGTGCTCCTCGCGCTGGTTCGGGGCCGCCGCCAGGagccgcggggctggggggcccggggggcgCCTGCCGCTCGTCTGGCTCGTCCGAGGACTCAGCCTCCCGCCGACTCACGCCGTCCCACGTCGCCTTCTCCTGCTGCCGCTCTGCGCCGCGG GACCAAGGCGATTTGCCGCTGCCTTccacagcagcaccagggcCCACGCCAAGGAGGACTATTACCAGGTGCTGGGGGTGCCCCGCTCCGCCACCCAGAAGGAGATCAAGAAGGCTTATTATCAG CTGGCAAAGAAGTACCACCCTGATACAAACAAGGATGACCCGAAGGCCAAAGAGAAGTTTGCTCAGCTCGCAGAAGCCTATGAG GTATTAAGTGACGAAGTGAAGCGGAAACAGTACGATGCGTATGGCACGGCTAGTTTCGAGCCTGGCGCGACCGGTGCTGGCGCCGGGCGGCAGTACTGGAGCAGCGGTCCCTCCATTGACCCCGAggagctcttcagaaaaatCTTTGGAGAGTTTTCGGGATCCCCTTTCGGGGATTTTCAGAGCGTCTTTGACCAGCCGCAGGAG TACATCATGGAGCTGACATTCACCCAAGCCGCAAAAGGTGTTAACAAGGAGATCGTGGTGAACATCAACGACTCCTGTGAGCGATGCGATGGTAAAGGACACGAACCCGGCACCAAGGCGCAGCGCTGTCACTACTGCAATGGCACCGGCATG GAGACAATAAATACTGGCCCTTTTGTCATGCGATCTACATGCCGCCGGTGCGGTGGGCGCGGCTCCATCATAACAACGCCATGCGTGGTGTGCCGAGGGACGGGGCAAACCAAGCAGAAGAAGACAGTGATGGTGCCTGTGCCAGCTG GTGTTGAGGATGGGCAGACAGTTCGGATGCCcgtgggaaagaaagaaattttcattaCGTTCAGG GTGCAAAAAAGTTCTGTGTTCAGAAGAAATGGAGCAGACATCCATTCAGACCTCCTTATTTCAGTAGCACAGGCTGTTCTGGGAGGCACAGCCAGATGTCAAGGCTTGTACGAGACAATCAATATCGCA ATACCCCCTGGTATTCAGCCTGACCAGCGCATTCGAATGAGTGGCAAAGGCATTCCCAGGGTTAACAGTTATGGCTATGGAGACCACTACATTCACATAAAGATAAAAGTTCCTCA GAGGCTGACAGATCGCCAGAGAGCTTTAATGATGAGCTACGCTGAGGACGAGACAGATGTGGACGGCACGGTGAACGGTGTCACAAATACAGCATCAG GTGGCAGGGCCACGGCTAGCGCTGACGCAGGCGGGGATAGGCCTGAGGCTGAGGAGAACAAGGAGGGATTCCTTTCCAAACTTAAGAAAATGTTTAGCTCCTGA
- the DNAJA3 gene encoding dnaJ homolog subfamily A member 3, mitochondrial isoform X2 produces MAAACSSRWFGAAARSRGAGGPGGRLPLVWLVRGLSLPPTHAVPRRLLLLPLCAAGPRRFAAAFHSSTRAHAKEDYYQVLGVPRSATQKEIKKAYYQLAKKYHPDTNKDDPKAKEKFAQLAEAYEVLSDEVKRKQYDAYGTASFEPGATGAGAGRQYWSSGPSIDPEELFRKIFGEFSGSPFGDFQSVFDQPQEYIMELTFTQAAKGVNKEIVVNINDSCERCDGKGHEPGTKAQRCHYCNGTGMETINTGPFVMRSTCRRCGGRGSIITTPCVVCRGTGQTKQKKTVMVPVPAGVEDGQTVRMPVGKKEIFITFRVQKSSVFRRNGADIHSDLLISVAQAVLGGTARCQGLYETINIAIPPGIQPDQRIRMSGKGIPRVNSYGYGDHYIHIKIKVPQRLTDRQRALMMSYAEDETDVDGTVNGVTNTASGKRSTGS; encoded by the exons ATGGCGGCCGCGTGCTCCTCGCGCTGGTTCGGGGCCGCCGCCAGGagccgcggggctggggggcccggggggcgCCTGCCGCTCGTCTGGCTCGTCCGAGGACTCAGCCTCCCGCCGACTCACGCCGTCCCACGTCGCCTTCTCCTGCTGCCGCTCTGCGCCGCGG GACCAAGGCGATTTGCCGCTGCCTTccacagcagcaccagggcCCACGCCAAGGAGGACTATTACCAGGTGCTGGGGGTGCCCCGCTCCGCCACCCAGAAGGAGATCAAGAAGGCTTATTATCAG CTGGCAAAGAAGTACCACCCTGATACAAACAAGGATGACCCGAAGGCCAAAGAGAAGTTTGCTCAGCTCGCAGAAGCCTATGAG GTATTAAGTGACGAAGTGAAGCGGAAACAGTACGATGCGTATGGCACGGCTAGTTTCGAGCCTGGCGCGACCGGTGCTGGCGCCGGGCGGCAGTACTGGAGCAGCGGTCCCTCCATTGACCCCGAggagctcttcagaaaaatCTTTGGAGAGTTTTCGGGATCCCCTTTCGGGGATTTTCAGAGCGTCTTTGACCAGCCGCAGGAG TACATCATGGAGCTGACATTCACCCAAGCCGCAAAAGGTGTTAACAAGGAGATCGTGGTGAACATCAACGACTCCTGTGAGCGATGCGATGGTAAAGGACACGAACCCGGCACCAAGGCGCAGCGCTGTCACTACTGCAATGGCACCGGCATG GAGACAATAAATACTGGCCCTTTTGTCATGCGATCTACATGCCGCCGGTGCGGTGGGCGCGGCTCCATCATAACAACGCCATGCGTGGTGTGCCGAGGGACGGGGCAAACCAAGCAGAAGAAGACAGTGATGGTGCCTGTGCCAGCTG GTGTTGAGGATGGGCAGACAGTTCGGATGCCcgtgggaaagaaagaaattttcattaCGTTCAGG GTGCAAAAAAGTTCTGTGTTCAGAAGAAATGGAGCAGACATCCATTCAGACCTCCTTATTTCAGTAGCACAGGCTGTTCTGGGAGGCACAGCCAGATGTCAAGGCTTGTACGAGACAATCAATATCGCA ATACCCCCTGGTATTCAGCCTGACCAGCGCATTCGAATGAGTGGCAAAGGCATTCCCAGGGTTAACAGTTATGGCTATGGAGACCACTACATTCACATAAAGATAAAAGTTCCTCA GAGGCTGACAGATCGCCAGAGAGCTTTAATGATGAGCTACGCTGAGGACGAGACAGATGTGGACGGCACGGTGAACGGTGTCACAAATACAGCATCAG GGAAGCGTTCTACTGGAAGCTAG